The following proteins are encoded in a genomic region of Brachypodium distachyon strain Bd21 chromosome 1, Brachypodium_distachyon_v3.0, whole genome shotgun sequence:
- the LOC100845855 gene encoding probable mixed-linked glucan synthase 3 — protein sequence MEASCMSSPVTTDAAGAVRVDDDAAGLSKPLLANGKEKKGAVKASERYWVDVDQPDVASAADLEGGSGRPLLFRNRRVKNILLYPYRALTVIRLIAVIFFITWRIKHNKSDVMWFWVTSIVGDVWFGLSWLSYQLPKFNPIKRVPDLATLRQHYDLPDGSSHLPGIDVIVTTASPINEPILYTMNCVLSVLAADYHIDRYTCYLSDDSGSLIVYEALVETAKFAAIWVPFCRKHRIEPRAPESYFESEESVMVYRGRPQQELMSDYKHVRAQYEEFKVYLDKLPNSIQQRSDVYNGMETKGGHAKATWMANGTQWSGTWIDPIENHRTGHHAGIVQIVQEHPKHMAQQSIGNPLNVDDADLLLPMLVYVSREKSPHYDHNKKAGALNAQLRISALLSNAPFIINFDCDHYINNSQALRAAVCFMLDQREGENTAFVQFPQRFENVDPTDRYGNHNRVFFDCAMYGLNGLQGPTYLGTGCMFRRVSLYGIDPPCWRPDDIIVDTSKFGNSVPFLKSVLTAIKQERYVTPPPLDELFLSEMIAVVSSSYDKETEWGRSVGYIYNIATEDIVTGFRIHGQGWRSMYGTLLEREAFVGTAPINLTERLHQIVRWSGGSLEMVFSHNNPFFAGPRLQWLQRVSYINFTVYPITSLFILMYALCPVMWLLPREIFIQKPFATYVLYLIAIIVMIQTIGLFEIKWAGIRWLDWWRNEQLFMIGSTSAYPVAVMHMVVKLLLRKGIYFRVTTKQAVVDMDDKFAELYELRWVPMMIPAIVVLFSNILAIGVAIGKFILYIGTWSAVQQRNAALGLMFNMWVTMLLYPFAQAVIGRWGKRPGILYILLPIAYVAIALMYLCIHAFLVHFLPSMVI from the exons ATGGAGGCCAGCTGCATGTCTTCGCCGGTGAccacggacgccgccggcgccgtccgcGTGGACGATGATGCCGCCGGGCTCAGCAAGCCGCTCCTGGCGAACggcaaggagaagaaaggTGCCGTGAAGGCCAGTGAGAGGTACTGGGTGGATGTCGACCAGCCGGACGTGGCGTCGGCGGCAGATTTggaaggcggcagcggccggccGCTGCTGTTCCGGAACAGGAGGGTCAAGAACATACTTCTCTACCCGTACAG GGCATTGACTGTCATACGTTTGATTGccgtcatcttcttcatcacatGGCGCATCAAGCACAACAAATCAGACGTCATGTGGTTTTGGGTGACGAGCATCGTCGGGGATGTATGGTTTGGCTTATCATGGCTAAGCTACCAGCTCCCAAAGTTCAACCCCATCAAACGGGTACCTGACCTTGCTACACTCAGGCAACACTATGACCTACCAGATGGGAGTTCCCATCTCCCAGGCATTGACGTCATCGTCACCACTGCCAGTCCTATAAATGAACCCATTTTATACACCATGAATTGTGTCCTCTCCGTCCTTGCAGCCGACTACCATATTGATAGATACACCTGCTACTTATCAGATGATAGTGGATCATTGATCGTTTACGAGGCATTGGTTGAGACTGCAAAGTTTGCTGCTATTTGGGTTCCCTTTTGTCGAAAGCATCGCATTGAGCCGAGAGCACCAGAGAGCTATTTTGAATCAGAGGAGTCGGTGATGGTGTACAGAGGAAGACCACAGCAAGAGTTGATGAGCGATTATAAGCATGTGCGTGCGCAATATGAAGAGTTCAAAGTCTACTTGGATAAGCTTCCTAATAGCATTCAACAGAGGTCAGATGTTTACAATGGAATGGAAACAAAGGGTGGTCATGCAAAAGCGACCTGGATGGCTAATGGGACACAATGGTCGGGCACATGGATTGATCCAATAGAAAACCACAGGACCGGTCATCATGCAGGAATTGTTCAG ATTGTGCAGGAGCATCCAAAACATATGGCCCAACAGAGCATTGGCAACCCTCTAAACGTTGATGATGCTGATTTACTCCTCCCGATGCTTGTCTACGTGTCTCGTGAAAAGAGCCCACATTATGACCACAATAAGAAAGCGGGTGCCCTGAATGCGCAGTTACGTATCTCCGCCTTGCTCTCCAATGCTCCATTTATTATCAACTTTGATTGCGACCACTACATCAACAATTCACAAGCACTACGCGCAGCCGTGTGCTTCATGCTAGACCAACGAGAAGGAGAGAACACAGCATTTGTTCAATTCCCGCAACGGTTTGAAAATGTTGACCCGACAGATCGATATGGGAACCACAACCGTGTCTTCTTTGATTGTGCCATGTATGGCCTTAATGGTCTGCAAGGGCCTACATATCTTGGCACTGGCTGCATGTTTCGCCGTGTTTCACTCTACGGCATTGATCCGCCTTGTTGGAGACCAGATGACATCATAGTCGACACCAGCAAGTTTGGTAATTCGGTACCCTTTTTGAAATCTGTGTTAACAGCCATCAAGCAAGAACGGTATGTCACACCACCACCATTAGATGAGCTGTTTCTTTCTGAGATGATTGCTGTTGTGTCATCTTCATATGATAAGGAGACAGAGTGGGGTAGGAGTGTTGGCTACATTTACAACATAGCAACAGAGGACATAGTAACTGGTTTCCGTATCCATGGGCAAGGGTGGCGCTCCATGTATGGTACATTATTAGAACGTGAAGCGTTCGTTGGCACTGCGCCAATCAACCTAACCGAGCGCCTACACCAAATAGTACGATGGTCCGGTGGCTCCCTAGAGATGGTCTTCTCCCATAACAATCCATTCTTTGCTGGGCCTCGACTCCAATGGCTACAACGGGTTTCATATATCAATTTCACTGTCTATCCAATCACATCACTCTTCATACTAATGTATGCCTTATGTCCAGTGATGTGGCTTCTACCACGGGAAATATTCATTCAAAAGCCGTTCGCTACCTATGTTTTATACCTTATCGCTATCATAGTGATGATCCAGACAATTGGCTTGTTTGAGATAAAGTGGGCAGGGATCAGATGgctcgattggtggcgcaACGAGCAGCTCTTCATGATCGGTTCCACTAGTGCTTACCCGGTGGCGGTGATGCACATGGTAGTGAAACTTCTCTTGAGGAAGGGTATATATTTTAGAGTCACTACAAAGCAAGCAGTGGTTGATATGGACGACAAGTTTGCTGAGTTGTATGAATTGCGATGGGTGCCCATGATGATCCCTGCGATAGTGGTGTTGTTCTCCAACATCTTGGCTATTGGTGTAGCGATAGGTAAATTCATCCTATACATAGGGACATGGTCAGCGGTGCAGCAGAGGAATGCTGCACTAGGTCTCATGTTCAATATGTGGGTTACAATGCTCCTTTACCCATTTGCACAAGCAGTGATTGGACGGTGGGGCAAGAGACCCGGCATCCTCTACATCCTGTTACCGATTGCTTATGTAGCCATTGCGCTGATGTATCTTTGCATCCATGCATTCCTTGTCCATTTCCTTCCATCCATGGTGATATAG
- the LOC100824886 gene encoding universal stress protein PHOS34 has protein sequence MQAPANPSVDLPPLVAPPPRVKAPTPRPPPPASLQPDSPGVFFTAAAAAAPLGSAHRRIAIAVDLSDESAFAVSWAVANYLRPGDAVILLHVRSTNVLYGADWGSVTPTSPEDDAEVAARKMEEDFDALTASKAEDLAKPLQEAEIPYKIHIVKDHDMKERLCLEVERLGLSAVIMGSKGFGAARRASKGRLGSVSDYCVHHCICPVVVVRTPDDGVAEGGEATTVLEAAVGAEDVLHPVPEEDAEYHDATEEHKDT, from the exons ATGCAGGCTCCGGCGAACCCCTCCGTTGACCTGCCGCCtctggtggcgccgccgccgcgggtgAAGGCGCCCACAccgcgccctcctccgccggcttCCCTCCAGCCCGACTCCCCGGGCGTCTTCTTcaccgctgctgccgctgccgctcccCTGGGATCCGCCCACCGCCGcatcgccatcgccgtcgATCTCTCCGACGAGTCCGCCTTCGCCGTAAGCTGGGCCGTCGCCAACTACCTCCGCCCCGGCGACGCCGTCATCCTCCTCCACGTCCGCTCCACGAATGTCCTCTACGGCGCTGACTGGGGCTCCGTCACCCCCACATCCCCCGAGGACGACGCCGAGGTCGCCGCGCGCAAGATGGAGGAGGATTTCGATGCGCTCACCGCGTCCAAAGCCGAGGACCTGGCTAAGCCACTCCAGGAGGCGGAGATTCCCTACAAGATCCACATCGTGAAGGATCACGACATGAAGGAGAGGCTCTGCCTCGAGGTGGAGAGGCTAGGGCTTAGCGCGGTGATCATGGGGAGCAAGGGGTTTggtgcggcgcggcgggccaGCAAGGGTAGGCTTGGGAGCGTGAGCGATTACTGCGTCCACCACTGTATTTGccccgtggtggtggtgcgtACCCCTGATGATGGTGTAGCAGAGGGAGGGGAGGCCACCACTGtgttggaggcggcggtgggtgCAGAAGACGTCCTGCACCCTGTGCCAGAGGAGGATGCTGAGTACCATGATGCCACCGAGGAGCACAAGG ATACTTGA
- the LOC100825184 gene encoding G-type lectin S-receptor-like serine/threonine-protein kinase B120, giving the protein MAASPALFALLACLCGALAMAVAASDTLKQGESLTVSATLVSSPAGVFEAGFYAPDPKQPARLYLCIWYRGIQPRTVAWVANRANAATGPSPSLTLTAAGELRVLDGAARDDGAPLLWSSNTTTRAAPRGGYSAVILDTGSFQVRDVDGTEIWDSFWHPSDTMLSGMRISVNAQGKGPAERMLFTSWASETDPSPGRYALGLDPVNPNQAYIWRDGNVPVWRSGQWTGLNFVGIPYRPLYVYGYKQGNDQTLGTYFTYTATNTSLQRFVVTPDGKDVCYMVKKATQEWETVWMQPLNECEYYATCGSNAICTVVQDRKAKCTCLKGFQPKSPDQWNAGNRSQGCVRNPPLGCQVNQTGDGFLSIQNVKWPDFSYWVSGVTDEIGCMNSCQQNCSCGAYVYMTTLTGCLHWGSELIDVYQFQTGGYALNLKLPASELRERHTIWKIATVVSAVVLFLLIVCLFLWWKRGRNIKDAVHTSWRSRRSSTRSQQSAGMQDITNSIPFDDETEDGKSHELKVLSLDRIKAATSNFSESNKLGEGGFGPVYLGILPGGEEVAVKRLCKNSGQGLEEFKNEVILIAKLQHRNLVRLLGCCIQGEEKILVYEYMPNKSLDAFIFNSEKQGLLDWRMRFDIIEGIARGLLYLHRDSRLRIVHRDLKASNILLDTDMNPKISDFGMARIFGGDENQFNTNRVVGTFGYMSPEYAMEGIFSVKSDVYSFGVLILEIITGKRAVSFHGQQDSLNIAGYAWRQWNEDKCEELIDPSIRSSCSVRQVMRCIHIALLCVQDHAQDRPDIPAVILMLSNDSSALAMPRPPTLMLRGRATDSSKSSDEKSHSIGTISMTQLHGR; this is encoded by the exons ATGGCGGCTTCTCCTGCCCTCTTCGCGCTCCTCGCTTGCCTCTGCGGCGCGCTGGCCATGGCCGTGGCCGCGAGCGACACGCTGAAGCAGGGGGAGTCGCTGACGGTGTCGGCGACGCTGGTGTCCTCCCCGGCTGGGGTGTTCGAGGCGGGCTTCTACGCGCCGGACCCCAAGCAGCCCGCCCGCCTCTACCTCTGCATCTGGTACCGCGGAATCCAGCCCCGGACCGTCGCCTGGGTCGCCAACCGCGCCAACGCGGCCACgggcccgtcgccgtcgctcACGCtcacggccgccggcgagctccgcgTCCTCGACGGCGCTGCCAGGGACGACGGCGCCCCCTTGCTCTGGTCCTCCAACACCACCacgcgcgccgcgccgcgaGGGGGTTACTCGGCCGTCATCCTCGACACCGGCAGCTTCCAGGTGCGCGACGTCGACGGCACCGAGATTTGGGACAGCTTCTGGCACCCGTCCGACACCATGCTCTCCGGGATGCGCATCAGCGTGAACGCGCAGGGGAAGGGCCCCGCGGAGCGGATGCTCTTCACGTCCTGGGCAAGCGAGACGGACCCTTCGCCGGGCCGCTATGCGCTCGGGCTCGACCCGGTTAACCCCAACCAAGCCTACATCTGGAGAGACGGCAATGTTCCTGTCTGGAG GTCAGGCCAATGGACAGGGCTGAATTTTGTAGGCATTCCATATAGGCCGCTGTATGTGTATGGGTACAAACAAGGAAATGATCAAACCCTGGGAACATACTTCACTTACACTGCAACAAATACATCTCTGCAAAGATTTGTTGTTACGCCAGATGGCAAGGACGTCTGCTACATGGTTAAGAAGGCTACACAGGAGTGGGAAACTGTCTGGATGCAACCGTTAAATGAGTGCGAGTATTATGCCACATGTGGTTCAAATGCGATATGCACGGTGGTGCAAGATCGCAAGGCAAAATGTACCTGCCTTAAAG GTTTTCAGCCAAAGTCGCCTGATCAGTGGAATGCAGGAAATCGGAGCCAAGGTTGTGTTAGGAACCCACCTTTGGGTTGCCAGGTGAACCAAACTGGAGATGGATTTCTTTCTATCCAAAACGTCAAGTGGCCAGATTTCTCATATTGGGTATCTGGTGTGACCGATGAGATTGGGTGCATGAATTCCTGCCAGCAAAACTGCTCATGTGGTGCCTATGTCTACATGACTACATTGACGGGATGTCTACACTGGGGTAGTGAACTGATTGATGTTTACCAGTTTCAGACTGGGGGGTATGCACTAAACCTCAAGcttcctgcttctgagttac GTGAACGTCACACAATTTGGAAAATAGCCACAGTAGTGTCTGCCGTCGTGCTATTTCTCTTGATAGTTTGTCTCTTTCTGTGGTGGAAGCGTGGCAGAAATATCAAAG ATGCTGTGCACACAAGTTGGAGGTCAAGGCGTTCGTCTACAAGATCTCAGCAAAGTGCTGGCATGCAAGATATCACAAATTCAATTCCTTTCGATGATGAAACGGAGGATGGAAAAAGTCATGAACTCAAAGTACTCTCCCTGGACCGTATTAAAGCTGCTACTTCTAATTTCAGTGAATCCAACAAGCTTGGGGAAGGAGGATTTGGTCCTGTCTATTTG GGAATATTACCAGGTGGAGAAGAAGTGGCCGTGAAGAGGCTTTGTAAGAATTCAGGTCAAGGCCTTGAGGAGTTCAAGAATGAGGTCATACTGATTGCAAAGTTGCAGCATCGCAATCTTGTCCGACTACTAGGATGCTGCATACagggagaagaaaagatatTGGTGTATGAGTACATGCCTAACAAAAGTTTAGATGCATTCATCTTCA ATTCTGAAAAGCAAGGTCTCCTGGACTGGAGGATGCGGTTCGATATCATTGAAGGTATAGCTCGAGGGCTGCTATATCTCCACCGGGACTCGAGGCTACGTATCGTTCATCGCGATCTCAAGGCCAGCAACATTCTACTTGACACAGACATGAACCCTAAGATATCAGATTTCGGAATGGCAAGGATATTCGGAGGCGATGAAAACCAATTCAACACAAATCGTGTAGTTGGGACATT CGGCTACATGTCCCCTGAATATGCTATGGAAGGCATATTCTCAGTCAAGTCTGATGTTTATAGCTTTGGAGTTCTGATCTTGGAGATCATCACAGGGAAGAGGGCTGTCAGCTTTCATGGCCAGCAGGACTCCTTAAACATTGCAGGATAT GCATGGCGACAATGGAATGAGGACAAGTGCGAGGAGCTGATCGATCCATCGATAAGATCATCATGTTCGGTCCGACAAGTCATGAGGTGCATCCACATTGCACTCCTGTGCGTGCAGGATCACGCCCAAGACCGTCCCGACATCCCTGCGGTCATCCTGATGTTGAGCAACGACAGCTCCGCCCTTGCCATGCCGAGACCACCTACCCTGATGCTCCGAGGCCGAGCTACCGACTCAAGCAAATCAAGCGACGAGAAGAGTCACTCCATTGGTACCATATCGATGACGCAGTTGCATGGAAGATAG